The following DNA comes from Capsicum annuum cultivar UCD-10X-F1 unplaced genomic scaffold, UCD10Xv1.1 ctg3789, whole genome shotgun sequence.
TGAAAAGTGGTTCGTGGAGAATAATAGGTAAGCCTACTGGCATTTACCGCTCGTGGTTGTTTGATATGGACTCTCAGGCTTTTGTACATGGAGCATTTCATTGGCTTGGTTTGTCACGGGATGAGTCTGTGACTTCATACGATATTTCAAATGAGGTATTCAAAGAAATAACATTTCCAGATGGAAAGTTTGTGGTTCCGGGCATGAATTGCGTCAAACATGGCCTTTCGGTATTGGGAGAGATGATTTGCATTTGTACTACTCATTATGATCAATGGAAGTACACTTTTAACTTATGGATAATGAAAGACTATGGTATTAAGGAATCTTGGACTCGATTTTTTACTATCTTAAGTACCGATCTTTATTCTTTGGTACCAGAATACAGGTTTTCAGATGGTGAAGTGTTACTCCGTTGCAAGCATTTTGACCGTTGTCGTTATATATTTAAGACAACCAAAGAATCATCTGGTTTTGGGTTCAATCTCGTTCAGAATGCATTCGGAATGGATTTGTTTATACAGAAAGCTTGATCTCTCCAAAATTACTTACTTAGTATTTACTCATGTACGATCAAGACAACATCTTTTTGAGGTAATCATACTACaacctctttttcattttaatgttAGTAGTAGTTTTCGTTTTCCTTGAAATATTACGAGGTTCTGTTAAGAGAAACTGTTGTAGCTCATCATTTGCTTATATTGTAGGAGTCACAGAACTGGCAGTGGTCATACAACTTCACGTACGTGCTTAAGCTGCTCGACCTGTGGGGAACATATATTAGGATGTCAAAGTGGGCAATTTACAGCATTGTAACGAGTTagattttgtcatttttcagaaCTTAACCTTGCGTTGCATATGACTTTTGTCAAAAACTAAAAGTGATTGTATGAACTATCTTCCTAGTTGAACTAATCAATTTGTATTAGTTCcattgtgtttttattatttagacAGCATGCTGAAGCACATTAATGTTCAGTTCCAATGTGTCAGCTAGCATTCGAGGATTTCTcgattatcaaaaaatattttcatcagTGTCATCTTCAAGTATGGAACTTTGAAATTCTCTCATTCTGAAAAAAATCCATATTTGTTTTGCTTCATTTAGTTTTCTGCTACCGTTGTGCctgaaaatattttgtattttcaccAAGCACAGAACTCTGGTAGGTCTTGGAAGCCTGAACTCACGTTAAAGTACAAGATTGTCTCGTGTGGCTAGGGGTGACAGTTCAACCAGATGCGATGtggtttgttttcttttaaaatctTTTCAGCAGAGCGTATCTTATCGATAGCTCATGTTAGAGCTTCTAGTAGGCTGGGGTGATCTCTTTTTGCCTTAGTAATCCCGGAGAAACTTCAAATACGTGCCTAGATCGTATAAACATACTTTTTAGATGCTTCGCTACTTTTGcattttgtttttttcaaaattgttctaaaattgatttttcttgtCCATGATAATCTCTGGATATTCT
Coding sequences within:
- the LOC124891585 gene encoding F-box protein At3g07870-like, with protein sequence NPSTRESTVLRSTEFLPSEDYICGLGYDATSGVYMILKIGYQSCSEILALKSGSWRIIGKPTGIYRSWLFDMDSQAFVHGAFHWLGLSRDESVTSYDISNEVFKEITFPDGKFVVPGMNCVKHGLSVLGEMICICTTHYDQWKYTFNLWIMKDYGIKESWTRFFTILSTDLYSLVPEYRFSDGEVLLRCKHFDRCRYIFKTTKESSGFGFNLVQNAFGMDLFIQKA